A genomic stretch from Thermodesulfobacteriota bacterium includes:
- the argC gene encoding N-acetyl-gamma-glutamyl-phosphate reductase, with amino-acid sequence MLTKKSVGILGATGYTGAELLRILLGHPGVSVEWLTSEKFAGRKISDVFPGLRGFCELECRSVASFKTLPEVDLVFSCLPHGTAMHFTGRLLDEGARVIDFSADFRFKDAALYERLYKAKHRLPQHIDDAVYGIPEIFRDDIRGARLVANPGCYATGVVLGVMPLLGEGLVDETSIIADAKSGESGAGRAPSLDHHFPESNENARLNPGAASHQGPEMEDVLSSVTGRKAGVTFVPHNIPVNRGILTTIYTRLKSEADTASVLKAFGDFYRDEPFVRICPEGKLPDIKDTRYSNSCSIGATINGDVALTVVSLDNLVKGASGQAVQNMNLMLGFPETEALGFQGMFP; translated from the coding sequence GTGTTGACTAAAAAAAGCGTCGGCATTCTCGGTGCGACAGGCTATACCGGGGCGGAGCTCCTGAGGATCCTCCTCGGACATCCCGGGGTGTCGGTCGAGTGGCTGACTTCCGAAAAGTTCGCGGGCCGGAAAATCAGCGACGTCTTTCCCGGGCTGAGGGGGTTTTGCGAGCTCGAATGCCGGAGCGTCGCTTCGTTTAAGACCCTGCCCGAAGTGGATCTCGTTTTCTCATGCCTCCCGCACGGGACAGCGATGCATTTTACAGGGAGGCTCCTCGACGAAGGGGCCCGGGTGATAGATTTCAGCGCCGACTTCAGGTTCAAGGACGCCGCCCTTTACGAGCGCCTTTACAAGGCGAAGCACAGGCTGCCGCAGCATATTGACGATGCCGTTTACGGCATCCCCGAAATATTCAGGGACGATATTCGCGGCGCGCGTCTCGTGGCGAATCCCGGGTGCTACGCGACGGGCGTCGTGCTAGGGGTAATGCCCCTTCTCGGGGAAGGCCTAGTAGACGAAACCTCCATAATAGCGGACGCAAAATCGGGCGAGTCCGGGGCGGGCAGGGCGCCTTCGCTCGACCATCACTTTCCCGAATCGAACGAAAACGCGCGGCTTAACCCCGGCGCCGCCTCGCACCAGGGGCCCGAGATGGAGGATGTGCTCTCTTCCGTTACAGGAAGGAAAGCCGGCGTTACTTTCGTCCCGCACAATATCCCCGTAAACCGGGGCATATTGACGACTATATACACGAGGCTGAAATCAGAAGCCGATACGGCGAGTGTCCTGAAAGCATTCGGGGACTTCTACAGGGACGAGCCCTTCGTCCGCATATGCCCCGAAGGGAAGCTCCCCGACATCAAGGACACCAGGTATAGCAACTCGTGCAGTATAGGGGCTACGATAAATGGGGACGTTGCGTTAACGGTCGTGTCTCTCGACAATCTCGTAAAGGGGGCGTCCGGCCAGGCGGTGCAGAATATGAACCTGATGCTCGGATTCCCCGAAACGGAAGCCCTGGGTTTTCAGGGGATGTTTCCATAG
- the polA gene encoding DNA polymerase I, with protein MEKPVLYLIDGSSYIFRAYYAIRYLSTSSGFPTNAVYGFSSMLFKFIKDYNPALLGMVFDAKGDTFRNEMYSLYKANRSAPPDDLVPQFQKIFDVVDAFKMPQFMIEGYEADDIIGTIARRMEGEGYDIVIVTGDKDFSQLVSERITLLDTMKNKTTGIADVVEKYGVPPGKVLDIFALMGDAIDNIPGIKGIGEKTAISLIKTYGSLEALLAIPAGLPERWAKLIREKKEDALMSRELATIKTDMEMDVNVAMFRYEGFDKEKLGSLFRELEFKNLMRELGELEETHPADKANDETAGVVSYDCYKVALNEEELENVIKRIGETGEVSLDLETTSQDPMLAEIVGISLSPAPQESYYVPVAHRALADAAARQLPLSHVLSNLKPVFEDPHIRKIGQNLKYEIVVLERKGITLKGIFFDTMIAAHMLDSSRLSYSLDELSRVFLGHLMISYKDVTGSGKARIPFDEVEIEKAKVYSCEDSDVAMLLYKKLEPELEKSGLLDVYRETELKFIEVLARIEMNGVRVDPLKLKELSREFEAGLKELEKEIYAAVGYEFNLNSPIQLREVLFTTLELPSRKTTKTGEASTDVEVLTDLSKFHPVPEKVLEHRTLSKLKSTYLDALPRLINPATGRLHTSFSRVGSSTGRLSSSEPNLQNIPIKTAQGRRIREAFVPDAGNVLLSADYSQIELRLLAHFSDDESLIEAFRTGSDIHSRTAAEIFGVTEDLVTPDMRRLAKSINFGIIYGISAFGLAKQLGTSVSIAKSYIDEYFKRYGKVREYIDKTIADAARKGYAETILGRRRPIPELTSGDRNRKGFGERAAMNTPIQGSAADIINIAMIRIHDELARGFKSRMILQVHDELLFDVPENEIEALSKMVKLEMEGAWELKVPVIVEMGTGKNWAEAH; from the coding sequence ATGGAAAAACCGGTTTTATACCTCATCGACGGCAGCTCGTACATATTCAGGGCGTACTATGCAATACGGTATCTCAGCACCTCTTCGGGCTTCCCGACAAACGCCGTATACGGGTTCAGCTCGATGCTTTTCAAATTCATAAAGGACTACAACCCCGCGCTACTCGGAATGGTATTCGACGCCAAGGGCGACACCTTCAGAAACGAGATGTACAGCCTGTACAAGGCCAACAGGTCCGCCCCGCCCGACGATCTCGTGCCCCAGTTTCAGAAGATATTCGACGTCGTGGATGCTTTTAAAATGCCGCAGTTCATGATAGAAGGCTACGAGGCCGACGACATTATAGGGACCATCGCCAGGAGGATGGAGGGAGAGGGCTACGACATCGTCATAGTCACGGGAGACAAGGATTTCAGCCAGCTGGTCTCGGAGAGGATCACGCTCCTCGACACGATGAAGAATAAAACCACCGGCATCGCCGACGTCGTCGAGAAGTACGGCGTCCCGCCCGGGAAAGTCCTGGATATCTTCGCCCTCATGGGGGACGCCATAGATAACATCCCCGGTATAAAGGGCATAGGCGAGAAGACTGCTATCAGCCTGATAAAGACTTACGGCTCGCTGGAGGCGCTCCTCGCCATACCCGCGGGGCTGCCCGAGAGATGGGCTAAGCTCATACGTGAGAAAAAAGAGGACGCCCTCATGAGCCGGGAGCTGGCGACTATCAAGACCGACATGGAAATGGACGTTAACGTGGCCATGTTCAGGTACGAAGGCTTCGACAAGGAGAAGCTCGGGAGCCTGTTCCGCGAGCTCGAATTCAAGAACCTCATGCGCGAGCTGGGCGAGCTGGAAGAGACGCATCCGGCCGATAAGGCGAATGATGAGACGGCAGGGGTCGTTTCCTACGACTGCTATAAAGTGGCGCTCAATGAAGAGGAGCTCGAAAACGTAATAAAAAGGATAGGGGAAACGGGCGAGGTGTCGCTCGACCTCGAAACGACGTCGCAAGACCCGATGCTTGCAGAAATAGTGGGAATCTCGCTCTCTCCAGCGCCGCAGGAATCGTACTACGTACCCGTTGCCCACAGGGCGCTCGCCGACGCGGCGGCCAGGCAGCTGCCGCTTTCCCACGTGCTCTCGAACCTGAAGCCCGTCTTCGAGGACCCGCACATCCGCAAAATCGGCCAGAATCTCAAGTACGAGATCGTCGTCCTCGAAAGGAAAGGAATTACGCTCAAGGGCATATTTTTCGATACGATGATCGCCGCGCACATGCTGGATTCCTCCCGGCTTAGCTATAGCCTCGACGAGCTTTCGAGGGTCTTCCTCGGCCACCTGATGATATCGTACAAGGATGTTACGGGCTCGGGAAAGGCCAGGATCCCATTCGACGAGGTAGAGATCGAGAAGGCCAAGGTGTACTCGTGTGAGGATTCGGACGTCGCCATGCTGCTTTACAAAAAGCTCGAGCCCGAGCTCGAAAAATCCGGGCTCCTCGATGTTTACAGAGAGACGGAGCTTAAATTCATAGAGGTGCTCGCGCGTATAGAGATGAACGGCGTCAGGGTCGATCCTCTCAAGCTGAAAGAGCTTTCGAGGGAGTTCGAGGCCGGCCTCAAGGAGCTCGAAAAGGAAATATACGCGGCAGTCGGATACGAGTTCAACCTCAACTCCCCGATTCAGCTGAGGGAGGTCCTGTTCACTACGCTCGAGCTTCCGAGCAGGAAGACCACGAAGACCGGCGAGGCCTCGACCGACGTCGAGGTGCTGACGGACCTCAGCAAGTTCCATCCCGTCCCCGAAAAGGTGCTCGAGCACAGGACGCTTTCGAAGCTGAAGTCCACTTATCTCGATGCTCTCCCCAGGCTGATTAACCCGGCCACCGGTAGGCTCCACACATCCTTCAGCAGGGTCGGCTCTTCGACCGGACGGCTCAGCTCGAGCGAGCCCAATCTTCAGAATATACCGATTAAAACGGCGCAGGGAAGACGCATCAGGGAGGCGTTCGTTCCGGATGCAGGGAACGTCCTTCTGTCGGCGGACTATTCGCAGATAGAGCTAAGGCTTCTGGCGCACTTTTCGGACGACGAGAGCCTTATAGAGGCGTTCCGCACCGGGAGCGACATTCACAGCAGGACGGCCGCCGAGATATTCGGGGTTACCGAGGACCTCGTAACGCCCGATATGAGAAGGCTCGCCAAGAGCATTAATTTCGGCATCATATACGGCATAAGCGCGTTCGGCCTCGCAAAGCAGCTGGGGACGTCGGTATCTATAGCCAAGAGCTATATCGACGAGTATTTCAAGCGCTATGGAAAGGTGAGGGAATACATAGACAAGACCATAGCGGACGCCGCCCGGAAGGGCTATGCGGAGACGATACTCGGAAGGCGGCGGCCTATCCCCGAGCTAACGTCGGGGGACAGGAACAGGAAAGGCTTCGGCGAGCGCGCGGCCATGAACACCCCTATTCAGGGCTCCGCCGCCGACATCATAAACATCGCCATGATAAGGATCCACGACGAGCTCGCCCGGGGATTCAAGTCGCGCATGATACTCCAGGTGCACGACGAGCTTCTCTTCGACGTCCCGGAGAACGAGATCGAGGCTCTTTCTAAAATGGTAAAACTGGAAATGGAAGGGGCGTGGGAGCTTAAGGTCCCCGTTATCGTTGAAATGGGGACCGGCAAGAACTGGGCCGAAGCCCATTAG
- the bioF gene encoding 8-amino-7-oxononanoate synthase, protein MKNPLDWIESDLERIKEKDLFRILTELETGQSPDIVIDGKSYILLGSNGYLGLSVDPAVKEAAREALEKYGTGSGGSRLVSGSTDLHRELEDRVARFKKTEAAILFSSGYLANVGTISSLVGEGDMVYSDELNHASIIDGCRLSKAGIKIYPHLDTGRLESLLREDSSRRCRKLVVTDTVFSMDGDVAPLKEITELSEKYGAALMVDEAHATGVLGKRGSGATEHFGVEERVPVVMGTLSKAVGSLGGYVAGSQKLVDFIRNRVRSYIFDTSLPAPSLAASIAAIRIIENEPERRERLWSLIRRFKNGIESMGLKVMPSDSAIVPVLVGEAAPALRFAAVLREHGVYTPAVRPPSVPPGMCRIRVTLMATHTEEQIDAALGAFQVARDAVSDVK, encoded by the coding sequence ATGAAAAACCCACTCGACTGGATTGAAAGCGACCTGGAGCGGATAAAAGAAAAGGACCTCTTCCGCATTTTAACCGAGCTCGAAACCGGGCAGTCCCCGGATATCGTTATAGACGGGAAGAGCTATATACTCCTCGGCTCTAACGGATACCTCGGCCTTTCGGTGGACCCGGCGGTGAAAGAGGCCGCCCGCGAGGCGCTCGAAAAATACGGCACGGGCTCGGGGGGATCGCGACTCGTGAGCGGAAGCACCGACCTTCACCGCGAGCTCGAAGACCGCGTCGCCCGCTTTAAAAAAACCGAGGCCGCCATACTCTTCAGCTCGGGATATCTCGCCAACGTCGGGACAATATCGTCACTCGTCGGCGAGGGAGACATGGTTTATAGCGACGAGCTCAACCACGCGTCCATAATCGACGGATGCAGGCTCTCGAAGGCCGGAATAAAAATCTATCCCCACCTCGATACCGGCAGGCTCGAATCGCTCCTTCGCGAAGACAGCAGCCGGAGGTGTAGGAAGCTCGTAGTCACCGACACCGTCTTCAGCATGGACGGCGACGTGGCGCCGCTCAAGGAGATTACGGAGCTCTCGGAGAAATACGGCGCGGCGCTCATGGTGGACGAGGCGCACGCGACGGGCGTCCTCGGCAAGCGCGGGAGCGGGGCAACGGAGCACTTCGGTGTCGAGGAGCGCGTGCCTGTCGTCATGGGCACGCTCTCGAAGGCCGTGGGCTCCCTCGGGGGTTACGTTGCCGGGAGCCAAAAGCTCGTCGACTTTATAAGGAACCGCGTCAGGAGCTACATATTCGATACGTCCCTTCCCGCCCCCTCGCTCGCGGCGTCCATAGCCGCCATACGCATCATAGAAAACGAGCCTGAAAGGAGGGAGCGCCTCTGGTCGCTCATACGTCGCTTCAAAAATGGAATAGAGAGCATGGGGCTCAAGGTCATGCCGTCCGATTCGGCAATAGTCCCGGTCCTCGTGGGCGAAGCCGCCCCGGCCCTCAGATTCGCGGCCGTGCTCAGGGAGCACGGCGTGTATACGCCGGCCGTCAGGCCGCCTTCGGTGCCGCCCGGTATGTGCAGGATAAGGGTGACACTCATGGCGACCCACACCGAAGAGCAGATCGATGCGGCCCTGGGTGCGTTTCAGGTGGCGAGGGATGCTGTTTCGGATGTGAAGTGA
- a CDS encoding zinc-dependent dehydrogenase, with product MRVAMYYSNSDVRLEEMPVPKIGPGEILMKVHASGICGSDLMEWYRLPKAPLVLGHEVAGEVAEVGDGVKNFAPGDRIIATHHVPCNTCRSCLRGNHSSCQTLRTTHFDPGGFAEYIRLPAINVDRGVLKLPDGVTYDEASFIEPLGCVVRGQRLAGFGMTDSVLVMGSGITGLLQIQLARAQGAGRIMATDVNDYRLRAALYFGADSAIDARDDVASKVREANEGRLPDMVIVCTGAVSAIQSAFKLTDSGGTILFFAPSGSDAKMSVPFNDYWWSGIKTVSSYAAAPGDLALALELIGARRVNVGDMVTHRIPLAETGRGFKMVEEARDSIKVIVQPFL from the coding sequence ATGCGTGTAGCTATGTACTACAGCAACAGCGACGTGAGGCTCGAAGAAATGCCGGTTCCTAAGATCGGACCGGGCGAGATACTCATGAAGGTGCATGCAAGCGGCATATGCGGGAGCGACCTCATGGAATGGTACCGTCTCCCGAAGGCGCCGCTCGTTCTCGGACACGAGGTTGCGGGCGAGGTCGCCGAGGTCGGCGACGGGGTTAAAAATTTCGCTCCGGGCGACCGCATAATAGCGACCCATCACGTGCCCTGTAACACGTGCCGTTCCTGCCTCAGGGGAAATCATTCATCCTGCCAGACCCTTAGAACGACTCATTTCGATCCGGGCGGATTTGCGGAATATATTCGCCTGCCCGCGATCAACGTCGACAGGGGAGTGCTCAAGCTCCCGGACGGTGTCACTTATGACGAGGCGTCTTTCATCGAGCCCCTCGGATGCGTCGTAAGGGGGCAGCGTCTCGCGGGATTCGGCATGACCGACAGCGTGCTCGTAATGGGGAGCGGCATCACCGGCCTCCTCCAGATACAGCTCGCACGCGCCCAGGGCGCGGGCCGAATCATGGCTACGGACGTGAACGATTACAGGCTCCGGGCGGCGCTGTATTTCGGCGCCGACTCCGCAATCGATGCAAGGGACGACGTGGCTTCGAAGGTGAGGGAAGCAAACGAGGGCAGGCTCCCCGACATGGTCATAGTCTGCACGGGGGCCGTTTCGGCCATACAAAGCGCCTTTAAGCTTACGGACAGCGGCGGGACGATTCTCTTTTTCGCCCCTTCGGGGTCCGACGCTAAAATGTCCGTTCCCTTCAACGATTACTGGTGGTCGGGAATAAAGACCGTAAGCTCCTACGCGGCGGCCCCGGGGGATTTGGCGCTGGCTCTCGAGCTCATAGGGGCGCGGAGGGTGAACGTTGGGGACATGGTGACGCACAGGATTCCTCTGGCCGAAACGGGGCGCGGCTTCAAAATGGTCGAAGAAGCCCGCGATTCCATAAAAGTCATAGTGCAGCCTTTTCTCTAG
- a CDS encoding phage holin family protein — MKSILIQWIISAASLLIVAHILPGFQVESIGTALFAAIIIGLINATIGLFLKIITFPISILTFGIFLLVINGLMLMLASSLVSGFHVAGFWTAFFAALILAIVSTILRSLLGVK, encoded by the coding sequence ATGAAATCGATTCTGATTCAGTGGATCATAAGCGCGGCGAGCCTTCTGATTGTCGCCCATATACTTCCGGGTTTTCAAGTGGAAAGCATAGGGACCGCCCTCTTCGCGGCAATCATAATAGGCCTTATAAACGCGACTATCGGCCTTTTCCTCAAGATCATCACCTTCCCCATATCGATACTCACGTTCGGTATATTTCTGCTCGTGATAAACGGGCTCATGCTGATGCTGGCGAGCTCTCTCGTGTCGGGATTCCACGTCGCCGGTTTCTGGACGGCATTCTTCGCGGCCCTCATCCTCGCCATCGTAAGCACGATCCTGAGGTCGCTCCTCGGGGTGAAATAA
- the lsrF gene encoding 3-hydroxy-5-phosphonooxypentane-2,4-dione thiolase, protein MDWGMKNRMARIINPKTGRAVMLAFDHGYFLGPTHGLEVPKDTIAPLAPYADTIMLTRGVLRTSVDPDSGANVVLRVSGGTSIVGADLSNEGLTTSFKDAIKLNVAGVGISVFVGSDHERQTLLNLAELVNLGEEYGIPVLGITAVGKELEKRDARYLSLSCRICAELGTHIVKTYYCEEFEKVTGSCPAPIVIAGGPKLETEMDVFDITYGAIQQGAVGVDMGRNIWQNSHPVAMLRAVRSIVHENNNPKQAHDLYLSLKNDESRKIASA, encoded by the coding sequence ATGGACTGGGGTATGAAAAACAGGATGGCGAGGATAATAAACCCCAAAACGGGAAGGGCAGTTATGCTTGCTTTCGACCACGGGTATTTTCTCGGGCCGACGCACGGGCTCGAAGTGCCGAAGGATACGATCGCCCCGTTAGCGCCATACGCGGACACGATAATGCTGACCCGCGGAGTGCTCCGCACGTCCGTCGACCCTGATTCCGGGGCCAACGTAGTGCTCAGGGTTTCAGGAGGGACGAGCATCGTGGGCGCGGACCTCTCCAACGAAGGCCTCACGACGTCTTTTAAGGATGCGATAAAGCTCAACGTAGCCGGCGTCGGCATATCCGTATTCGTCGGGAGCGACCACGAGCGTCAGACCCTTCTCAACCTCGCCGAGCTCGTTAACCTGGGCGAGGAATACGGCATCCCTGTCCTCGGCATCACGGCCGTCGGAAAGGAGCTCGAAAAGAGGGACGCCAGGTATCTTTCTCTCAGCTGCCGCATATGCGCCGAGCTAGGGACCCACATCGTAAAGACGTATTATTGTGAAGAATTCGAAAAGGTCACGGGCAGCTGCCCCGCGCCTATCGTGATAGCCGGCGGGCCCAAGCTCGAAACCGAAATGGACGTATTCGATATAACGTACGGCGCGATTCAGCAGGGCGCGGTCGGCGTGGACATGGGAAGAAACATCTGGCAGAACAGCCACCCCGTCGCCATGCTCCGGGCCGTGCGCTCGATAGTCCACGAAAACAACAATCCGAAGCAGGCGCACGACCTCTACCTTTCCCTCAAGAACGACGAGTCGAGAAAGATAGCGAGCGCGTAA
- a CDS encoding alpha/beta hydrolase, whose protein sequence is MREPSSGTVYTNGVNIYYEVHGSGEPLLLIEGLGYSSWMWYKQVPVLSKSHKVIIFDNRGAGNTDKPDSEYTVELMAEDAAGLLGELGVESAHVLGVSLGGYIAQELAITRPEMVRNLVLVSTNSGPGKPITGKSPFLNGFLRLWGFLPAAFDGARRPVRLEYAMNEEERLRYGLSLAFSEEYFKNHSEEIDRIIEWRLENPQPEYAWRRQLMAGIGYDSRPRSGEIKSRTLLVNGAQDRIVSPESALDLSKRIADSTLVILEGTGHLPFIERPEEFNAHVTGFLGDPETKAGKAESLDRKPSAIWTKVKALLPTNGKRKSPGTEN, encoded by the coding sequence ATGAGAGAGCCTTCGTCAGGGACCGTTTATACAAACGGCGTAAACATTTACTACGAAGTGCACGGCTCGGGTGAGCCGCTTCTCCTGATAGAGGGCCTGGGGTATTCGAGCTGGATGTGGTACAAACAGGTACCCGTCCTCTCGAAGAGCCACAAGGTCATCATATTCGACAACAGGGGAGCGGGGAATACGGACAAGCCCGATTCGGAGTACACGGTAGAGCTAATGGCCGAAGACGCGGCCGGGCTTCTGGGAGAGCTGGGAGTAGAATCGGCCCACGTGCTCGGTGTCTCGCTCGGGGGCTACATTGCCCAGGAGCTTGCCATAACGAGGCCCGAAATGGTGAGGAACCTCGTCCTCGTTTCGACGAACTCCGGGCCGGGTAAGCCGATTACAGGGAAGTCTCCCTTTCTTAACGGATTCCTCAGGCTGTGGGGGTTTCTTCCGGCGGCATTCGATGGCGCACGGAGGCCCGTCCGGCTGGAGTACGCCATGAATGAAGAGGAGCGATTGCGTTACGGCCTCTCGCTCGCCTTTTCGGAAGAGTACTTCAAAAATCACTCCGAGGAAATCGACCGTATAATCGAATGGAGGCTCGAAAACCCGCAGCCCGAATATGCGTGGAGGAGGCAGCTCATGGCCGGAATAGGCTATGATTCAAGGCCTCGCTCGGGCGAGATAAAATCGCGGACGCTTCTTGTAAACGGGGCACAGGACAGGATAGTCTCGCCCGAGAGCGCGCTCGATCTATCGAAGAGGATAGCCGACTCTACGCTCGTGATTCTGGAGGGTACGGGGCATCTGCCGTTCATAGAGCGGCCGGAAGAATTCAATGCGCATGTTACGGGCTTCCTCGGCGATCCCGAGACCAAGGCCGGCAAGGCCGAAAGTTTGGATAGAAAGCCGAGCGCTATATGGACAAAGGTGAAGGCGCTCCTTCCGACAAACGGCAAGAGAAAGAGTCCCGGCACTGAAAACTGA
- a CDS encoding carboxymuconolactone decarboxylase family protein, with translation MTRYKQGIEKFREIKGEGAEKSLERLKSLSPDLTRYIMEFAFNDIYRRPGLDLRSREIATIAALAALGTAPQQLKVHTICALNAGVTKEEITEIILQMALYAGFPAAINAMQAVNEAFDEFDKQNPESIKSANDGIDIHRKKAISA, from the coding sequence ATGACCAGATACAAACAGGGTATTGAGAAATTCAGGGAAATCAAGGGTGAAGGTGCCGAGAAATCTCTCGAGCGTCTGAAGTCGCTGAGCCCGGACCTTACCCGGTACATAATGGAATTTGCCTTCAACGATATCTACAGAAGGCCGGGGCTTGACCTGCGGTCGAGGGAGATAGCTACCATAGCGGCCCTTGCGGCGCTCGGGACCGCCCCTCAGCAGCTTAAGGTGCACACCATATGCGCCCTGAACGCCGGCGTTACAAAGGAGGAGATAACGGAAATAATCCTCCAGATGGCGCTCTACGCCGGTTTTCCGGCGGCCATAAACGCCATGCAGGCCGTCAACGAGGCGTTCGACGAATTCGACAAACAGAACCCGGAGTCCATAAAATCTGCAAACGACGGAATCGATATTCATAGAAAGAAAGCCATATCAGCATGA
- the bioA gene encoding adenosylmethionine--8-amino-7-oxononanoate transaminase, whose translation MPDKTKQIGAYDREFVWHPFTQMKQYEEKDPVVIVGGEGAYLFDSEGRKYIDGVSSLWVNIHGHKVPEIDNAIKEQVDTLGHSTLLGVTNAPAALLAKELVDICPPGLKKVFYSGDGASAVEAGLKMAFQYWRRKGRPGKTKFLSLDNGYHGDTLGAVSVGGIDLFHGEFKPLLFDTLRAPSYYCYRCPLGKEYPSCAVACADELGKILQSRGGEIAAVIMEPYVQAAGGMIVAPEGYLARVRKYCDEYDVLLILDEVATGFGRTGRMFACEHEDVTPDILVLGKGMTGGYLPLSATITTEEVYDAFLGEYEEFKTFYHGHSYAGNPIACAAARGSLEAFRNNHTLQALKEKVACFEEELKEFEGLPHVGNVRSKGLMAGIELVVDKESKDSYDPGAAIGWRVAEHAMEHEVLLRPLGNVVVLMPPLGIPMDDLKKLVRVTYESIRRATEGGPDHEGP comes from the coding sequence ATGCCGGATAAAACGAAACAGATAGGGGCTTACGACAGGGAATTCGTATGGCACCCCTTTACCCAGATGAAGCAGTACGAAGAGAAGGACCCCGTCGTTATAGTCGGCGGCGAGGGGGCGTATCTCTTCGATTCCGAGGGCCGGAAATATATAGACGGGGTTTCGTCTCTCTGGGTCAATATTCACGGCCACAAGGTCCCCGAAATAGATAACGCCATAAAAGAGCAGGTCGACACTCTCGGGCACAGCACGCTTCTCGGCGTGACGAACGCCCCAGCGGCGCTCCTCGCAAAAGAGCTCGTCGACATCTGCCCGCCCGGGCTCAAGAAGGTCTTTTACTCCGGCGACGGCGCCAGCGCCGTAGAGGCCGGGCTCAAGATGGCGTTTCAGTACTGGCGGAGAAAGGGCAGGCCCGGGAAAACGAAGTTCCTGTCCCTCGATAACGGTTACCACGGCGATACGCTAGGCGCTGTGTCCGTGGGCGGCATCGACCTTTTCCACGGCGAATTCAAGCCGCTCCTTTTCGACACGCTCAGGGCTCCTTCGTATTACTGCTACAGGTGCCCGCTCGGGAAAGAATATCCCTCCTGCGCCGTCGCGTGCGCCGACGAGCTCGGGAAGATTCTCCAAAGCCGCGGCGGCGAAATAGCCGCCGTGATAATGGAGCCCTACGTCCAGGCGGCGGGCGGTATGATAGTCGCGCCCGAGGGGTATCTTGCGCGAGTCCGTAAGTACTGCGACGAGTACGACGTACTCCTTATACTCGACGAGGTCGCGACAGGGTTCGGCAGGACGGGCAGGATGTTCGCCTGCGAGCACGAGGACGTGACGCCCGACATACTCGTCCTCGGCAAGGGGATGACGGGCGGTTATCTGCCGCTTTCTGCGACGATAACGACCGAGGAGGTATACGATGCTTTCCTCGGGGAGTACGAAGAGTTTAAAACCTTTTATCACGGTCACAGCTACGCCGGGAACCCCATAGCCTGCGCTGCGGCTCGTGGGAGCCTCGAGGCGTTCAGGAATAACCACACCCTCCAGGCCCTTAAGGAGAAGGTCGCCTGCTTCGAGGAGGAGCTTAAAGAGTTCGAGGGGCTGCCGCACGTCGGCAACGTCAGGAGCAAGGGACTCATGGCCGGCATAGAGCTCGTCGTGGACAAGGAGTCGAAGGACTCTTACGACCCCGGGGCGGCGATAGGCTGGAGAGTCGCCGAGCATGCCATGGAGCACGAAGTCCTTCTCCGCCCTCTAGGTAACGTCGTCGTTCTCATGCCGCCGCTTGGAATCCCGATGGACGACCTTAAAAAGCTGGTACGCGTCACGTACGAATCCATAAGGCGCGCGACGGAAGGCGGGCCTGATCACGAGGGCCCCTGA